In one window of uncultured Acetobacteroides sp. DNA:
- a CDS encoding polymer-forming cytoskeletal protein yields the protein MKLLGNMAKNVEVEPMSNNLNILGFGSEIKGEVATNGDIRIDGTLNGNITAKGKIVVGETGRIVGNVYSKQCDVFGYVEGNINTQDILSLKVSANVNGDMVCAKLSIEPGAKFSGKCDMNQVPGEAL from the coding sequence ATGAAATTACTAGGGAATATGGCGAAAAATGTAGAGGTAGAGCCAATGTCTAACAACCTGAATATTTTGGGTTTTGGTTCGGAAATAAAAGGGGAAGTAGCTACGAATGGGGATATTCGAATTGACGGAACGCTCAATGGGAACATTACCGCCAAGGGAAAGATTGTTGTGGGAGAAACTGGCCGCATTGTGGGAAACGTTTACAGCAAGCAGTGCGATGTTTTTGGGTATGTAGAGGGTAACATCAATACGCAAGATATTCTATCGCTAAAGGTATCGGCCAATGTTAATGGCGATATGGTTTGCGCTAAACTGTCGATTGAGCCAGGGGCTAAGTTTAGCGGCAAGTGCGACATGAACCAGGTGCCCGGCGAAGCACTATAG
- a CDS encoding polyprenyl synthetase family protein: MYSFSDLQAIVEKSFGQLHLPNEPQNLYEPISYTISLGGKRVRPVLCLMSANLFSDIIDKAVKPALGLEIFHNFTLIHDDIMDKAEVRRGKPTVYRKWNPNVAILSGDAACILAYKCIAQADAAVLPEVLRVFSATALEVCDGQQLDMEYERLPFVTEEDYLRMIELKTSVLLAGAAKIGALIGGASMVEADRMYNFGRYLGLAFQLQDDLLDTYGDPKTFGKAIGGDILANKKTFLMINALKLVGKESLAKLHQLMKSADVAPEDKVDQVKQVFDEVGVRKIAEDKISHYFDLALAELGKVGVRDERKEVLQHFAQKLMGRNR; the protein is encoded by the coding sequence ATGTATTCATTTAGCGACCTACAAGCCATTGTCGAAAAATCGTTCGGGCAGCTGCACCTACCCAACGAACCTCAAAATCTCTACGAACCTATTTCGTACACCATCTCGTTAGGAGGTAAGCGCGTGCGGCCGGTGCTGTGCCTGATGTCGGCCAACCTCTTCTCCGATATTATCGATAAGGCCGTGAAGCCAGCGCTGGGGCTGGAGATCTTCCACAACTTCACCCTTATCCACGACGACATCATGGATAAGGCCGAGGTGCGCAGGGGCAAGCCAACCGTTTACCGGAAGTGGAACCCCAACGTGGCCATCCTCTCGGGCGATGCGGCCTGCATCCTTGCCTACAAGTGCATTGCGCAGGCCGATGCGGCGGTGCTGCCGGAGGTGCTGCGGGTGTTCTCCGCCACGGCGCTGGAGGTTTGCGATGGGCAGCAGCTCGACATGGAGTACGAGCGACTCCCTTTTGTCACCGAGGAGGACTACCTCCGGATGATCGAGCTTAAAACCTCGGTTCTGCTGGCCGGTGCGGCAAAGATTGGGGCGCTTATTGGCGGTGCATCCATGGTGGAGGCCGATCGCATGTACAACTTCGGGCGCTACCTGGGCCTAGCCTTCCAGCTGCAGGACGACCTGCTGGATACCTATGGCGACCCCAAAACGTTCGGAAAGGCCATCGGCGGCGATATCCTGGCCAACAAGAAAACCTTCCTGATGATAAACGCCCTTAAGCTTGTCGGGAAGGAGAGCCTAGCCAAGCTGCACCAGCTGATGAAGAGCGCCGACGTGGCCCCCGAGGATAAGGTGGACCAGGTGAAGCAGGTGTTCGATGAGGTTGGCGTACGGAAGATTGCCGAGGACAAGATTTCCCACTACTTCGACCTAGCGCTTGCCGAGCTGGGCAAGGTTGGCGTGCGCGACGAGCGCAAGGAGGTGCTCCAGCACTTTGCCCAAAAGCTGATGGGCCGAAACCGGTAG